Proteins co-encoded in one Acidimicrobiia bacterium genomic window:
- a CDS encoding MazG nucleotide pyrophosphohydrolase domain-containing protein has product MEITEFQRMMERTYGDRDRARGIPASVAWLTEEVGELAQSLRKGDPDQQSHEFADVLAWTFSLANQAGIDIEGALDRYAHGCPKCGSVPCNCT; this is encoded by the coding sequence ATGGAGATCACAGAGTTTCAGCGCATGATGGAACGCACCTACGGTGACCGCGATCGCGCCAGAGGGATCCCCGCCTCGGTCGCCTGGTTGACCGAAGAGGTGGGTGAACTCGCCCAGTCGCTTCGCAAGGGCGACCCGGATCAGCAGTCTCACGAGTTCGCCGACGTCCTCGCCTGGACGTTCTCGCTCGCCAACCAGGCGGGCATCGATATCGAAGGGGCGCTCGACCGGTACGCCCATGGGTGTCCGAAGTGCGGCTCTGTGCCGTGCAACTGTACGTGA
- a CDS encoding hemolysin family protein translates to MSTIILLSVLALCVTASGFLSGSETALIAIPRERVHQLDDGSRRGRFLARLTSDPERTLGTLLVANNFVNILGASVATAIAIQLIASNFGEEAGVGWGPWASTLLFTALILIVGEITPKTLAARYPDQFSLAVARPIWFLTRTISPITRIFVGIGRLILRLFGATDVRVSPITEEDIKAMAKLGEAAGEIDAAERELIDSVFSLSDRPVRDVMTPRVDIVPLSTPLTTAGIRSAVVRTGHSRYPVIDDEGNLDQILGIFYAKDLLRSADNLPPQRLIRLLREPHYVPESTPVLDVFQQMRVRRLGFAVVLDEHGGVDGIVTIKDLVAELVGELQDEYDPGIPAAVQIDRRTWLTDGRMPVEDLADVISVELPSGPYATIGGLFLFLSGNIPTEGSTAELEGIRFTVDRMDKLRIDRIRVETGFETPGSGYDSHHGT, encoded by the coding sequence CGGAGGGGACGATTCCTAGCCCGCTTGACGAGCGATCCCGAGCGGACACTCGGCACGTTGCTGGTCGCCAACAACTTCGTAAACATCCTCGGTGCGTCGGTGGCGACGGCGATCGCCATTCAGCTCATCGCCTCCAATTTCGGTGAGGAAGCCGGAGTCGGCTGGGGTCCCTGGGCATCGACGCTCCTGTTCACCGCCCTGATCCTCATCGTCGGTGAAATCACACCGAAGACTCTCGCGGCCCGCTACCCGGATCAGTTCTCCCTGGCGGTGGCACGCCCCATCTGGTTTCTGACCCGCACGATCTCACCCATCACCCGGATCTTCGTGGGGATCGGTCGACTGATTCTCCGCCTCTTCGGGGCCACCGACGTCAGGGTGAGCCCGATCACCGAAGAGGACATCAAGGCAATGGCCAAGCTCGGAGAGGCGGCCGGCGAGATCGATGCGGCCGAACGCGAGCTGATCGATTCGGTGTTCAGCCTTTCGGACCGCCCGGTGAGGGACGTCATGACCCCGAGAGTCGACATCGTTCCCCTCTCGACCCCGCTCACGACGGCAGGCATCCGATCGGCCGTCGTGCGCACCGGACACTCACGTTATCCGGTGATCGACGACGAAGGGAACCTGGATCAGATTCTCGGCATCTTCTACGCCAAAGACCTGTTGAGATCTGCCGACAACCTTCCCCCGCAGAGGCTGATCCGCCTCCTGCGCGAGCCGCACTACGTGCCCGAGAGCACTCCGGTCCTCGACGTTTTCCAGCAGATGCGCGTCCGCCGCCTCGGGTTCGCGGTGGTACTCGACGAACACGGAGGTGTGGACGGCATCGTGACGATCAAGGACCTGGTGGCAGAGTTGGTTGGGGAACTCCAGGACGAATACGACCCCGGCATACCCGCAGCAGTGCAAATCGACCGTCGGACGTGGCTGACAGACGGTCGGATGCCGGTGGAGGACCTCGCAGACGTCATCTCCGTGGAACTGCCGTCCGGCCCGTACGCGACGATAGGAGGACTGTTCCTGTTCTTGTCCGGCAACATCCCCACTGAAGGCTCGACGGCAGAGTTGGAGGGGATCCGGTTCACCGTCGATCGCATGGACAAGCTCAGAATCGATCGGATCCGGGTGGAGACCGGGTTTGAGACACCCGGAAGCGGGTATGATTCCCACCACGGGACGTAG
- a CDS encoding type I phosphomannose isomerase catalytic subunit: MTLDPYPLILNPILKEKVWGGRRLAGFGKDLPAGARIGESWELADLASTSPTGGGGGEARSVILNGPCAGDTLHEVMQRWRRNLLGDVPPSESGGFPLLVKYLDAQEHLSVQVHPTAEYVDAHPEAFLKTESWFILEAAPGSAVFKGVRPGTTLEELTAVVSAGGSPVHLLTRTPVTAGELHHLPSGTVHALGAGVLAAEIQTPSDTTFRFYDWAEEYGRSDRLLHPAEALANAGLEPPPPATRLAPGSHRGRLVETDHYTIELLLLDSGYKEASLSAGCHVLMVESGPVGFTYPGGDGVLESGVTCVIPAAIAAGTRLSAPGPASLLLVRLETK; the protein is encoded by the coding sequence ATGACTCTTGATCCCTATCCACTGATCCTCAACCCGATCCTCAAAGAGAAGGTCTGGGGTGGCCGCCGGCTCGCCGGATTCGGCAAGGACCTGCCGGCCGGGGCACGGATAGGCGAGAGCTGGGAGTTGGCGGACCTTGCGTCGACGAGCCCGACCGGCGGCGGCGGGGGCGAGGCCCGATCGGTGATCCTGAACGGCCCATGTGCCGGCGACACCCTCCACGAAGTCATGCAGCGGTGGCGGCGCAACCTGCTCGGAGACGTTCCACCCAGCGAGAGCGGCGGGTTTCCTCTCCTCGTGAAGTACCTGGATGCTCAGGAGCATCTCTCGGTTCAGGTTCATCCAACCGCCGAATACGTCGACGCCCACCCGGAAGCCTTCCTCAAGACGGAGAGCTGGTTCATTCTCGAGGCCGCTCCCGGTTCGGCAGTCTTCAAAGGAGTGCGGCCCGGAACGACACTGGAGGAGCTGACCGCAGTGGTCTCGGCGGGAGGGTCCCCGGTACACCTGCTCACCAGGACTCCCGTCACAGCCGGCGAACTTCACCACCTTCCGAGTGGCACCGTCCATGCACTGGGGGCCGGAGTTCTGGCGGCCGAGATCCAAACGCCCAGCGACACGACCTTCCGGTTCTACGACTGGGCAGAAGAGTACGGACGGTCGGATCGGCTGCTTCACCCGGCCGAAGCCCTCGCCAACGCCGGCCTCGAGCCGCCTCCACCGGCGACCAGGTTGGCTCCCGGCTCGCATCGCGGACGCCTGGTCGAGACCGACCACTACACGATCGAGCTCTTGCTGCTGGATTCCGGCTACAAGGAAGCCTCATTGTCTGCCGGATGCCACGTTCTCATGGTCGAATCGGGACCGGTCGGTTTCACCTACCCGGGCGGGGACGGCGTGCTCGAGAGCGGCGTCACCTGTGTCATTCCGGCCGCCATCGCGGCCGGCACCCGCCTGTCTGCTCCCGGACCGGCCTCGCTTCTACTCGTGAGACTCGAAACGAAATAA
- a CDS encoding glycerophosphodiester phosphodiesterase family protein — protein MQLNAERQAGRRRLLWSVLLVAALVSSGCRSTPTDSQPASPSSNGFDVQGHRGARGLQPENTLPAFETALDIGVTTLELDLHYTADGQIVIWHDPVVESDKCGLRAGAPATVPDPDDPGSQADRAIARLTADQINWFKCDRNPDPEGQPDQLAVATELAGNDFRIVTLIELLEFVDSYAGSDDKTDSQRENAARVGFNVETKRRPDDPSTIADGFDGVNAGPFELALLDLMNRFGLASRIVVQSFDHRSLWAVHAADPTVPLAALTSTGSVDLPGLAAGGASIWSPRASTLTAPRIAEAHEAGLRVIPWTVNDPGDMATFIALGVDGIITDRPDLLMEQVGEQ, from the coding sequence ATGCAACTGAACGCAGAGAGGCAGGCGGGGAGGCGTCGCCTTCTCTGGTCCGTCTTGCTGGTTGCGGCGCTGGTCTCGAGCGGATGCCGGAGTACCCCCACCGATTCGCAGCCTGCATCACCTTCCTCCAACGGGTTCGACGTCCAGGGCCATCGAGGCGCACGGGGCCTGCAGCCGGAGAACACCCTCCCGGCCTTCGAGACGGCACTGGATATCGGTGTGACGACACTCGAACTCGATCTGCACTACACCGCGGACGGGCAGATCGTCATCTGGCACGATCCGGTGGTCGAGTCCGACAAGTGCGGGTTGCGGGCGGGTGCCCCTGCGACGGTCCCCGATCCCGACGACCCCGGATCACAGGCGGATCGGGCGATCGCCCGGCTGACGGCTGATCAGATCAACTGGTTCAAGTGCGACAGGAACCCGGACCCGGAGGGACAGCCCGATCAGCTGGCCGTGGCGACGGAACTCGCCGGGAACGACTTCCGGATCGTGACCCTGATCGAACTGCTCGAGTTCGTCGATAGCTACGCGGGGTCGGACGACAAGACCGACTCACAACGAGAGAATGCAGCACGGGTCGGGTTCAACGTCGAGACGAAGCGGCGGCCCGACGACCCCTCGACGATCGCAGATGGATTCGATGGGGTCAACGCCGGACCGTTCGAGTTGGCACTGCTCGACCTGATGAATCGATTCGGCCTGGCGAGCCGCATCGTCGTCCAGAGCTTCGACCATCGGTCCCTCTGGGCTGTGCATGCCGCTGATCCGACGGTCCCCCTGGCCGCGCTCACCTCGACCGGTTCGGTCGACCTGCCCGGCCTTGCGGCCGGCGGGGCGTCGATCTGGTCACCGCGAGCATCGACGCTGACCGCCCCGCGCATCGCGGAGGCTCATGAGGCCGGACTCCGGGTCATCCCGTGGACCGTGAACGATCCGGGTGACATGGCCACATTCATCGCGCTGGGAGTGGACGGGATCATCACCGACAGGCCCGATCTACTGATGGAACAGGTCGGCGAGCAGTAG